GTGTCTTGCGGGCCGCGGCATCCGCGTACGTCTACGTGGCTACGTTCATCTATGAGTATGGATACTGCTCATAATTTTCTCTTCCCGTTCATTAGTCCTAATCTTTCGACGATACTCGTGGCCGCGGCGGCGATCGGCGGTAGTTCTCTTCTCATCTCTGAAGCTACTTGCAGCGTGTACGCTAAACGCACGCTACGGCCAGCCGCATTACGTTATTTGAACTTAACAACCATAAGGAATTCGACATGTTTTGCGCCGCCCTGCTTCTCAGCACGCTGTTCCTGCCTGACGGCTTTCCCATTTCCAATATCACGCGCGACGTGCCGTACGTACAGACGCCGCAAGCCGTCGTCGAAAAAATGCTGGAAGTCGTCAAGGTTGGGCCCAGGGATATCCTCTATGATTTGGGCTCGGGCGACGGCCGCATCGTTATCACTGCCGCGAAAAAATATGGCGCGACCGGCGTCGGCGTCGATATCGATCCCGAGCGCGTCGCCGAAGCGCATGCCAATGCCATAGCCGCCGGCGTCGCCGATAAGGTTGCGTTTCGGGAAGGCGATCTGTTCAAGATGGATTTGAGCAAAGCGACAGTGGTGACACTCTATCTGCTGCCCCGCATCAATCTGCGGCTGATGCCGAAACTGTTCGACGAACTCAAGCCGGGCACGCGCATCGTCTCGCACAGCTTCGATATGGGCGACTGGAAACCGATCAAGACGTTCAAAGTAGACGGCCACGATGTGCACTACTGGGTGATTCCGGAAAAAAATCAGCGTCCGCCAATACCGAAATAACGATAGCAGTGCGAAAAGCAGGCCGGTTTTCGATCGACTTGCAGCCGGGAGCCCTGGCGCTCACGGGTAGTTCCCGGGCCATCGACGCCTCATGTATTCGAACACTGCGCACGCAACGTGAACAACCGGCCCGGGCAACGACGCCAAATTCCAACCGCAAGGAGTTACAAAATGCTGCGCACCGCTTTGCTTTTCACTACCCTGCTCGCAGGCGCCGGCTTGCCTTTTTCCGGTGTCGCGCGCGATGTGCCGTATGTGCCGACGCCGGAAGCCGTCGTGGAAAAAATGCTCGATGTCGCCAAGGTTGGTCCCAAGGACATCCTCTACGACCTGGGCTCTGGCGACGGCCGCATCGTCATCACTGCTGCGAAAAAATATGGCGCGACCGGCGTCGGCATCGATATCGATCCCGAGCGCGTCGCCGAAGCCCGCGCCAACGCCAAAGCCGCCAACGTCACCGACAAGGTCGCGTTCCGCGAAGGCGATCTGTTCGACATGGATCTGAGCAAAGCCACAGTCGTCACGCTGTACCTGCTGCCGAGCATTAACCTGAAGCTCATGCCGAAACTGTTCGATGAACTTAAGCCGGGCACGCGCATTGTTTCGCACAGCTTCAATATGGGCGACTGGAAGCCGATCAAGACATTCGACGTGGACGGCCGCGACGTTCACTCTGGGTCATTCCGAAAAAAGGAAAGCGCCCACCGATGCCGAAGTAAGCGCGGCGGTGTAGCATCGACCGGGCTCGAAAACCACTCAAAGGAAAACTCGTGCAACAACGTAAATTGGGCAGTCAGGGACTCACGGTATCGGCAATGGGTCTGGGATGCATGGGCATGTCGGATTTCTACGGCGCGCGCGACGACAAGGAATCCATCGCGACCCTTCAGCGCGCGCTGGAACTCGTCGTGACGCTGCTCGATACCCTAGGCCGTTAGGGTTGAATTATTCACGAACAAGCTCTCAGGAATCGCGGCGCAGTTCTTCCAGCAGCCAGTCGCAAAAAGCCGCGATCCTCGGCCGCTCCGACTCAGCCTCTTCGCGTACCAGGTAATAGGTGAATTTCGAAGGCAGACTGAGCTTGAACGGCGCGATGAGCCGCCCCGATCCGAGCTCGGCAGCGGCGAGTTTGGGCAGCGTCAGCGCGACCCCAAGCCCATCGGCAGCTGCTTCGATGGCGAGCGCTGAGTGGCTGAAATGCGGGCCGCGCGCCGTGTCGATGCCCGCCACCCCGGCTTCCTTCAACCACACCGCCCAATCCGGCTGCTCTGCATCGAAGTAAACGGTGTCGTCGTGCAGCAGCGTATGGCCGCGCAGATCTTGCGGCCGGTCCAGGCGTTCGTCGTTGCGCAGCAGCTTCGGGCTGTATATCGGCGTGACCAGGGTCGAGCACAGCTTGTCGGCGCGAAATCCCGGATATCTGCCACTGCCGAATCGTATCGTCAGGTCAGCGCCCTGTGTCGGCTCGTTGCCTGCCGCCGCGGCGTGGCGCAGCACGTCGATCAGGTGAAGGCTCGCCGAAATCCGCAAATCGATTTCCGGATGCGCGGCGGCGAAGCCAGGCAGTCTGGGAATCAGCCATTTGACGGCGAAAGCCGGCGCCACACCGACAGTCAATGGCCCGGCGAGGCCTTTCTCGCTCAGGTCGGATACGGCTTCCGCCAGACTGTCGAATCCGGCGCGCAGTTTCGGCTGAAGGCTTTGCGCAGCCTGCGTCAGTTCCAGCGCGCGCGTCAGCCGGCGGAACAGTTGCACGCCGAGGTAGTCCTCGAGCGCCTTTACCTGATGGCTGATCGCAGCCGGAGTCACATGCAATTCTTCCGCGGCTTTTTTGAAACTCAGATGCCGCGCCGCGGCTTCGAACGCGCGCAGCGAATTCAGCGGCGGCAGACGGATGCTCATGGCGATGGATGCATAAGTTTTATTCGATCATCACATGATAATAATTCGTTTGTTGCGGCGCAACACAACTCCTATATTGCTAGACATGAATCGAACCGATTCCAACGCAATAACGGAGGGTCAAATGAACAAATTCATCATCGCGGCAACCGCTACTTTGGCGTTATCGTCGCTCGCGCACGCCGATCCGGCGCGCCAACAAGGTGTGGTCAACCAGGCGAACGCCGGTTACGAACAGACGCTCAGGATTGTTCCCCATCCCGCGCAATTATGGCTGAGCGATATCGCGCCTGCCCGGTTGCGTGAACACCCGGCAGTCATCGTCGGACGGAATGCCGTCCCGGCGGACGCCTACGCGGCCCGCTTCTATCCCCATCCGACAGGCGGCGGTTTCGCATTGCCGGCACGCAATTGAACGAGGAGACGACCATGGATGCAACCACGATCCACGTGCAACGCGGACAATTGGTAGCACTCGACGATGCGCGTGGCTTTAAAGTCCGGGCGGGAACCGGCGATCTCTGGATCACGCAGGCCGGAGATTCCCGCGATATCGTACTCAGGGCCGGCGAGTCGTTCGTCATAGAACGCCCCGGCCTGACTCTGGTCAACGCACCGGAAGCAGCTTGGCTGACTCTTGAGCCGCAGCGTGCGCGAAGCGGACAGCTTCGTTCGCGCCCGTGCGCCACGGCGATGGCGAGCCCGCAAACCGGTTAAAGATATCGCGGAAGCGCGATGAGAAGATGGCCTCAGTCTTTATGCCCGCTTTCCTTCGGGGGACAATCAAACTTCGGCGCTAAATTTCTGTCAGGTGGATAGACGGTCATTCAAGTCATGCGAAAGAAACATATGGCGTTTAGTCTGTTCAGTCCCGTTTGCCCGACCTTTATCGACCGCCGAATCGCCATTGCGCAGAAGGAAAAAATATGAAAACGCGCTATCCCGGCCACATCGTTTTCTGGTCATGAAGCGCAACGCGAAGAGCGCGAATAAATTGCGCGGCGGTGAATTGCATAACGATGCGCCGCCGCCGGCATCGCCGGGTTCTTTATCGACGTATCAGGTCGATGAAAATCTGCGCGACGGGACGCCGGTTTGCGTGCGCGCGGTGCGGCCGGGCGATAAAGCAATGTTCGAAACCGCTTTCGATCGGCAGTCGGCGGAAACGATTCACAGCCGCTTTTTTCATTTCAAGCGCGAACTCAGCGATTGCGATCTGAAGAATTTCACCGAAGTCGATTTCGACAATCATGTCGGGCTGATTATGACGATCGTGGAAAACAACGAAGAACGATTGATCGGCGTCGGCCGCTTCGTGCGCGAAGCTTCAGAAGACGAAGCCGAAAGCGCGTTCGTGGTCGACGATGAGTATCAGGGCCGGGGCGCTGCTAGCTCGCTCTTGCAGCATCTTGTCAAATTGGCGCGGCGCCTCGGCATCACGATATTCAAGGCGTATGTGCAGGCCGATAACCTGAACATGCTCGGCGTCTTCGAACGTTCCGGATTACCGATGACGAAAACGGCCGAGGGCGACATCACACAGATCGTTTTGCGCTTTGCGCCGGAGTGAAACGTCAGCAGGGAATGCGACGTTGACGTTCATTTCGTTGAGTGCACGGACTTACAGCGGATTCTTTGCTGCGCCCGGACGACAACGCGAAGCTGCGCGACCCGCCGGGATGGCCTTTCACAAATCGCCTCGTCATTCTGGGTGCGCGAAGAATCCGCTTTCCAATCGAGTAAAGGTTTCATCGCAGTTGTAATTCTTACGATGTTTTGTGCGCGTTACACATGGCAACCACGCTTCATTACCGGATTGCAGTCGAGCCTACGTGTTTCGCTGCGATCCCGCGCGTAGAAAGCGTTTAGCACGGTTTGTGCTGAATGGGATTCGGAACGTATTCGGTCGCCCCAAGGATCAGATCCCAGCCTTGAGCAAGAATCGCAAGTTGATTTTGCTTGATCTCCCGGGATTCGGGTCAGGGAAAGTTTTTCGCATCGACCTGGGACCGACGAGGCTGAGGAGATAGCTCAGTAGCAGCACCTCAGTAGCAGCACGAACGCCATCAGGCGCCCTCGACCCATCATGCCAAACTCGAATGTAGCCCTAACCCCCACGGTCAGTAGTTCGTCCCCGCGGTCGTCGAAGCCGATCGCGCCCGGCGTCAGCTTCATGACGACGATATTCGTCAATCTGTATTTCCTCGAAGCCGGGGATGGCTCGTGGCTGCTGGTCGATACCGGCTTGCCGATGCAGGCGTGGCGTGTGCGCGCCGCGGCCGAAGCGCTGTTCGGCAGTCACGCGCGACCGTCGGCGATCATCCTGACGCACGGGCATTTCGACCACGCCGGCAATGCGTCGGCGCTCGCGGCCGAGTGGGATGTGCCGATATACGCACATCCGCTCGAAATGCCGTACCTGACCGGGCAATCGGATTATCCGCCGCAGGACCCGACTGTCGGCGGCGCGCTGGCGCAGATGTCGCGCGTGTTCCCGCACAGCGGTTTCGATTTTAGCGGACGCGTTCGCGAACTGCCGGCGGATGGCAGCGTTCCGGGCCTGGCGCAATGGCGCTGTCTGCACACGCCCGGGCACACGGCCGGACACATCTCGCTGTTTGGTGAACGCGATCGCGTGCTGATCGCGGGTGACGCGCTGGCTACGGTCAACCAGGAATCGGCGTTCACGCTGATGACGCTCGAACGCGAGCTGCGCCAACCACCGGCAACGTTCACGACCGACTGGGGCGCCGCGCGCACCTCGATCGACAAGCTTGCCGACTTGCGACCCAACGTCATCGCGGCCGGCCACGGCCTGCCGATCACCGAGGACGCCGTGGCGCAACTGGAGCGATTCGCGCGAACTTTCGCGCCGCCGGCGCATGGCCGCTACGTCCAGCAGCCGGCTCGCACCGATGAAAGCGGCGTTGTCGCGTTGCCGCCGCCTGTTGCTGACCCGGTACGAAACGCCATCATCGGCACGACACTGGCAGTCGCCGCCGGTTTGCTGGCCGTACAACTCAGCAAGCAGCGGCGGCGGTGAAACCCAAGGAGCTTGTATGAACGATTTGACCCCAAAGACCGAGGCAGGCTCGTCTTCGCTCCCCGAAAAAATGCGGGTAACGCTGGAAATCAACGGCGTCGAGCAGCGCCTGGAAGTGGCGCCGTGGACGTCGCTGCTCGATCTCTTGCGCGAGCATCTCGATCTGACCGGAACCAAAAAAGGCTGCGATCACGGCCAGTGCGGCGCTTGCACGGTGCTGGTCGACGGCAAGCGCATCAATTCGTGTCTGGCCCTGGCCATCATGAAAGACGGTTCCGAGATCACCACCATCGAGGGCCTGGCGGCGGGCGCTGCGCTGCATCCGCTGCAGCAAGCCTTCATCGATCACGACGCGTTTCAATGCGGCTACTGCACGCCGGGACAGATTTGCTCGGCCGTCGGGTTAATGCGCGAGGGCAAGATCAAGACCGAAGATGACATTCGCGAATTGATGAGCGGCAACATCTGCCGCTGCGGCGCCTACCCGAACATCGTCGCCGCCATCGAGCAGGCGATGGCGAACGCGGCCGGCGACCAGAGGGGTGCGGGATTATGATCAATTTCTCTTACATGAAAGCCGATGACGTGGCGGCGGCCTCGCGCGAAGCGGCGGGCAATCGCAGCGCGAAATTCATCGCCGGCGGCACCAATCTGCTCGATTTGATGAAGGAGAATGTCAGCCGCCCTTCTCGTCTGATCGACATAACGCGCCTGCCGCTGAACAAAATCGAATCGACGAAGGATGGCGGTTTGCGTCTCGGCGCGCTCGTCACGAATGCCGACACCGCGTATCACCCGGAAGTCGAAAAGCGCTACCCGCTGCTGTCGAAAGCGATCCTCGCAGGCGCCTCGCCGCAACTGCGCAACATGGCGACCGACGGCGGCAATCTGTTGCAGCGCACGCGCTGTTATTACTTTTACGATGTCGGCACGCCGTGCAACAAGCGAGAACCCGGCAGCGGCTGCCCGGCGATTCCGGGATTCAATCGCATGCATGCAATCCTCGGCGCCAGCGAGCAGTGCATCGCGACTCATCCGTCAGACATGTGCGTTGCGCTGGCAGCACTGGCAGCCGTAGTTTGCGTCACCGGCAAGAATGGCGATCGCCAAATTGCGTTCGCCGACTTCCATCGCTTACCCAGTGATATGCCGGAAATCGATACGAATCTACAACCCGACGAGATCATCACCGCGATCGACCTGCCGGCCAAAGGTTTTGCGGAACATTACTGCTATCTGAAAGTGCGCGATCGCGCGTCATACGCGTTCGCGCTGGTCTCGGTCGCAGCCGCGCTCGAACTGGACGGCGATCAGATCACGGACGCGCGCCTGGCGCTCGGCGGCGTTGCGCATAAACCGTGGCGCGATAGCGAAGCCGAAGCGATGCTGCGCGGCAAGCCCGCGA
The genomic region above belongs to Burkholderiales bacterium and contains:
- a CDS encoding MBL fold metallo-hydrolase translates to MTTIFVNLYFLEAGDGSWLLVDTGLPMQAWRVRAAAEALFGSHARPSAIILTHGHFDHAGNASALAAEWDVPIYAHPLEMPYLTGQSDYPPQDPTVGGALAQMSRVFPHSGFDFSGRVRELPADGSVPGLAQWRCLHTPGHTAGHISLFGERDRVLIAGDALATVNQESAFTLMTLERELRQPPATFTTDWGAARTSIDKLADLRPNVIAAGHGLPITEDAVAQLERFARTFAPPAHGRYVQQPARTDESGVVALPPPVADPVRNAIIGTTLAVAAGLLAVQLSKQRRR
- the gcvA gene encoding transcriptional regulator GcvA produces the protein MSIRLPPLNSLRAFEAAARHLSFKKAAEELHVTPAAISHQVKALEDYLGVQLFRRLTRALELTQAAQSLQPKLRAGFDSLAEAVSDLSEKGLAGPLTVGVAPAFAVKWLIPRLPGFAAAHPEIDLRISASLHLIDVLRHAAAAGNEPTQGADLTIRFGSGRYPGFRADKLCSTLVTPIYSPKLLRNDERLDRPQDLRGHTLLHDDTVYFDAEQPDWAVWLKEAGVAGIDTARGPHFSHSALAIEAAADGLGVALTLPKLAAAELGSGRLIAPFKLSLPSKFTYYLVREEAESERPRIAAFCDWLLEELRRDS
- a CDS encoding (2Fe-2S)-binding protein, yielding MNDLTPKTEAGSSSLPEKMRVTLEINGVEQRLEVAPWTSLLDLLREHLDLTGTKKGCDHGQCGACTVLVDGKRINSCLALAIMKDGSEITTIEGLAAGAALHPLQQAFIDHDAFQCGYCTPGQICSAVGLMREGKIKTEDDIRELMSGNICRCGAYPNIVAAIEQAMANAAGDQRGAGL
- a CDS encoding GNAT family N-acetyltransferase, producing MKRNAKSANKLRGGELHNDAPPPASPGSLSTYQVDENLRDGTPVCVRAVRPGDKAMFETAFDRQSAETIHSRFFHFKRELSDCDLKNFTEVDFDNHVGLIMTIVENNEERLIGVGRFVREASEDEAESAFVVDDEYQGRGAASSLLQHLVKLARRLGITIFKAYVQADNLNMLGVFERSGLPMTKTAEGDITQIVLRFAPE
- a CDS encoding xanthine dehydrogenase family protein subunit M — its product is MINFSYMKADDVAAASREAAGNRSAKFIAGGTNLLDLMKENVSRPSRLIDITRLPLNKIESTKDGGLRLGALVTNADTAYHPEVEKRYPLLSKAILAGASPQLRNMATDGGNLLQRTRCYYFYDVGTPCNKREPGSGCPAIPGFNRMHAILGASEQCIATHPSDMCVALAALAAVVCVTGKNGDRQIAFADFHRLPSDMPEIDTNLQPDEIITAIDLPAKGFAEHYCYLKVRDRASYAFALVSVAAALELDGDQITDARLALGGVAHKPWRDSEAEAMLRGKPATAENFEQAAQAVLRGARGYGHNDFKIPLAKQAIVRALQQAVENGGFVSAPSAHSD
- a CDS encoding DUF2917 domain-containing protein, with product MDATTIHVQRGQLVALDDARGFKVRAGTGDLWITQAGDSRDIVLRAGESFVIERPGLTLVNAPEAAWLTLEPQRARSGQLRSRPCATAMASPQTG
- a CDS encoding class I SAM-dependent methyltransferase, whose protein sequence is MFCAALLLSTLFLPDGFPISNITRDVPYVQTPQAVVEKMLEVVKVGPRDILYDLGSGDGRIVITAAKKYGATGVGVDIDPERVAEAHANAIAAGVADKVAFREGDLFKMDLSKATVVTLYLLPRINLRLMPKLFDELKPGTRIVSHSFDMGDWKPIKTFKVDGHDVHYWVIPEKNQRPPIPK